Proteins co-encoded in one Accipiter gentilis chromosome 33, bAccGen1.1, whole genome shotgun sequence genomic window:
- the CDC42EP2 gene encoding cdc42 effector protein 2, with the protein MSTKVPIYLKRGSRKGKKEKLRDILSSDMISPPLGDFRHTIHIGSGGESDMFGDISFLQGKFHLLPRTEGSFDSDKDSPDAAPFEFSRTATISGCEQPSSETSSPLLKNAISLPVIGGPQALTLPSAQAPPKPPRLHLDDKAPSARSWEGGEENGEGRNAAPLPHPCASRFAAPTNGFAEEKGNTEPSFLSHAGSLLSLHVDLGPSILEDVLQVMEKHQAERVGGSIQDSGRQEILT; encoded by the coding sequence ATGTCCACCAAGGTGCCGATCTACCTGAAGAGGGGcagcaggaaggggaagaaggagaagctCCGCGACATCCTCTCCTCTGACATGATCAGCCCGCCCTTGGGGGACTTCAGGCACACGATTCACATTGGCAGCGGTGGGGAGAGCGACATGTTTGGGGACATCTCCTTCCTTCAGGGCAAGTTTCATCTCCTCCCCAGGACCGAAGGCAGCTTCGACTCCGACAAGGACAGCCCCGACGCGGCGCCATTCGAATTCTCCAGGACGGCCACCATTTCTGGATGCGAGCAGCCGTCCTCGGAGACTTCATCTCCCCTCCTCAAAAACGCCATCTCCTTGCCTGTCATCGGGGGGCCGCAGGCCTTGACGCTGCCCTCGGCGCAAGCCCCGCCAAAACCGCCGCGGTTACACCTCGATGACAAAGCTCCGTCGGCGCGAAGCTGGGAAGGCGGGGAGGAGAACGGCGAGGGCAGAAACGCCGCCCCGCTGCCGCATCCCTGCGCCTCGCGTTTCGCCGCCCCGACGAACGGCTTTGCCGAGGAGAAGGGCAACACCGAGCCGTCCTTCCTCTCCCATGccggctccctcctctccctccacgTGGATTTGGGGCCATCCATCTTGGAAGATGTCCTGCAAGTGATGGAGAAACACCAAGCAGAGAGAGTGGGTGGATCTATACAGGATTCAGGCAGGCAGGAAATCTTGACGTGA